DNA from Brevinema andersonii:
CTGTGTTTGAGCATCCGCGACATCTGGTGCCGAGATGCTTGTCTAATCGCCAAAATACGCCCATCCAAAACCAAACGGTGAAACTTAGTTAATGCTTATAGAATTATACCTTCCAAATATACCTGTTTTTCCCGTTTTGTTTCATCTTTTTCTCTATCTGCTGTTTTTACAATTTTTTTACGCATATTATAAGCAAAACTATTTTTTAACAGTGGTTGTACAATGCTTAGATCAAAATAAGGGATGAAATATTTATCAAGATCAAAAGTGTGTGACATAGTATTCAATTCTGTTTTTGAGCTATCATTTTCGGTATATTGCACTCCTTCTTCTATTTTCATATAAGTTCCCATCGGACAGATAACAGCATCAAAGCCAAATCCATCAGAAGCATTGGTATACTTAACTTGCATATTGGTTGACAAAGGATGCAGACATAGATATCTTATGTAACGGCATGGAACTGCTCGTGATACCATCGGTATACGACCCTTTAATAAAAAACGAACCTCCAAAAGGCGAAAAAGCAATTTTAGCTTTTTCACGAGCCGCTTGAACATCAATACTAATCATTTTAATATCAAATGTATTATACAAATACAAATTTAAAAATCCATTTCGCTGATCACACTTTGGTCCGAAGGAATTGGAGAGTCTTGTGCAAATGCCGGCATTCCAATTAAAAATAACAAAATAAAACTAAATATAGGTGATAAAATTTTTTGAATTTTCATTTTAAATTTCCGCCAAACGTATGTATTAAATAATAAATTCCGAACATGCTGGCTTTTCTTGAATATATGTCCACAATCTTCTTCGAGAATCATGATCAAAACAGGAACTAAAAATAATGTAATTATTGACAAAAACAATATTCCAAACACAATAGTCACAGCAAGCGGCTGCAAATAAAATTCATGCCCGGAAAATCCTAACGCAACCGGCATCACGCCTACTACTGTTGTGATAGTAGTCATCATAATAAAATGCAGACATACTGCTGCTCCTTTGGCTACTGAAGCAATAAAATCACCATCTTCCTTAACGTAAGAGCGTAAAAATTCCAGCATAACA
Protein-coding regions in this window:
- a CDS encoding efflux RND transporter permease subunit, whose amino-acid sequence is MAIIGTVSLLGVIVNDSIVMLEFLRSYVKEDGDFIASVAKGAAVCLHFIMMTTITTVVGVMPVALGFSGHEFYLQPLAVTIVFGILFLSIITLFLVPVLIMILEEDCGHIFKKSQHVRNLLFNTYVWRKFKMKIQKILSPIFSFILLFLIGMPAFAQDSPIPSDQSVISEMDF